In the genome of Fulvivirga maritima, one region contains:
- a CDS encoding type I restriction endonuclease subunit R produces MSKFNESSLETTFIALLEDQGMEFLAGAAVRAQSGVQEPEEKYGHAFSAEVLIKSDLTDFLLSQYKDEGITFAEVTRIIQDLERLPASDLYDTNKAIMKKVCDGFVFKRDDHTQKDLFIELIDYSAADKNTYKVVSQLAIDGLEKRIPDVIVYINGLPLVVFELKSTSREEVNIYQAYRQITNRYRKDIPELFKYNAFCVISDGINTKAGSFFAPYEFFYSWRKITGDESIEKDGIDGTYTLIQGMFDRKRLRDIIRNFIFIPDSSKKEAKILCRYPQYYASRKLYENIKAHMKPDGDGKGGTYFGATGCGKSFTMLFLTRLLMRSTFFSSPTIVVITDRTDLDDQLSEQFEGAKGYIGDQLVKSVGSRQELRELLRGRNSGGVFLTTIHKFTEDTELLTERTNVICISDEAHRSQVNLDQKIRVADGQVKRSYGFAKYLHDSLPNATYVGFTGTPVDATLDVFGAVVDSYTMKESVTDEITVRIVYEGRAAKVLLDHDKLQEIERYYKEAEEAGASEYQVEESKKATTRMNTIIGDRDRLRAIAEDFIRHYEERVSEGASVKGKAMFVCSAREIAYDLYQEILDIRPEWGEVKACEEGAELTDKEKKELKPMAKINMVMTRGQDDTKALYDLLGNKEYRKELDRQFKEPKSNFKIAMVVDMWLTGFDVPFLDTIYIDKPIQKHTLIQTISRVNRKFEGKDKGLVVDYIGIKRQMNQALAMYSKEEERSIEEVGQSIIVVKDMLDVLSKYFHKFDTSDFFTGVPKQQYDCLNRASEFVMLTQQQERRFVDLVKRLKASYDICCGSEEFTEDHRDHIHFYLAVKSIVFKLTKGDAPDTAQMNARVREMIQEAIRSDGVEEIFKLGDDKQTQIDLFDPDYLDKIDRIKLPNTKIKLLQQLLKQAIGELKKTNKTRGVDFSHKFEQLVNQYNERKEQDTFEGRVYDEMAESLTDMILAIKKAYSEGEELGISFEEKAFYDILNNLAHKYDFSYPEDKLITLAKAVKNVVDDKAKYTDWSKRDDIKAELKVDLILLLGEHDYPPVDRDEVYQEIFDQAENFKKYRG; encoded by the coding sequence ATGTCTAAGTTTAATGAATCATCGCTAGAGACTACTTTCATCGCCTTGCTGGAAGATCAGGGCATGGAGTTCCTTGCTGGAGCAGCCGTCAGGGCACAATCTGGCGTGCAAGAGCCGGAAGAAAAATATGGTCATGCCTTTAGTGCAGAGGTGCTTATCAAGTCAGACCTTACGGATTTCCTACTATCGCAATACAAAGACGAAGGAATCACTTTCGCTGAGGTCACGCGCATCATTCAGGACCTGGAGCGCTTACCCGCATCAGACCTCTATGATACCAACAAGGCCATAATGAAAAAGGTCTGTGATGGCTTTGTCTTCAAGCGAGATGACCACACCCAAAAGGACCTGTTCATTGAGCTGATCGATTACTCAGCAGCAGACAAGAATACCTATAAAGTGGTGAGTCAGTTGGCTATAGATGGCCTGGAGAAGCGCATACCCGATGTGATCGTTTACATCAATGGGTTGCCGCTGGTGGTGTTTGAGCTAAAGTCCACTTCCAGAGAAGAAGTGAACATCTATCAGGCATATCGCCAAATCACCAATCGGTATAGAAAAGACATTCCGGAGCTGTTTAAATACAATGCCTTCTGTGTGATCAGTGATGGCATCAATACCAAGGCAGGTTCCTTTTTTGCTCCTTATGAGTTTTTCTATTCCTGGAGGAAAATCACTGGAGATGAATCAATAGAGAAGGATGGAATAGACGGTACTTACACGCTCATTCAGGGCATGTTTGATCGCAAGCGGTTGCGAGACATTATCCGAAACTTCATTTTCATCCCTGATAGCAGTAAGAAAGAAGCGAAGATTCTTTGTCGGTATCCGCAGTATTATGCATCCAGAAAACTCTACGAAAACATCAAGGCACACATGAAGCCGGATGGAGATGGTAAAGGAGGTACTTATTTCGGTGCTACAGGTTGCGGCAAGAGTTTTACCATGCTATTCCTCACACGCTTACTGATGCGGAGCACTTTCTTTTCCAGCCCTACCATTGTGGTGATTACCGATCGTACTGATCTGGATGATCAGTTGTCAGAGCAGTTCGAAGGAGCCAAGGGCTACATTGGCGATCAGCTCGTCAAAAGTGTAGGCAGTAGACAGGAACTCAGGGAACTGCTGAGAGGCAGAAACTCTGGTGGCGTATTCCTTACCACTATTCATAAGTTTACCGAAGATACCGAGCTGCTCACCGAGCGCACCAACGTCATTTGCATTTCCGATGAAGCGCACAGAAGCCAAGTCAACCTGGATCAGAAAATTCGGGTAGCAGATGGTCAGGTCAAGCGCAGTTATGGTTTTGCCAAATACCTGCATGACAGCTTGCCTAATGCCACCTATGTTGGCTTTACAGGAACTCCGGTAGATGCTACACTGGATGTATTTGGTGCAGTGGTAGACTCCTACACCATGAAAGAGTCAGTGACGGATGAAATCACTGTGAGGATCGTTTATGAGGGTCGGGCCGCCAAGGTGCTGCTGGATCATGATAAGCTACAGGAGATCGAGCGCTATTACAAAGAAGCCGAGGAGGCTGGAGCTAGTGAATATCAGGTAGAGGAAAGCAAGAAGGCGACCACTCGGATGAATACGATTATTGGAGATCGAGATAGATTGCGAGCCATAGCCGAAGATTTCATTCGCCACTACGAAGAGCGTGTTAGTGAAGGCGCATCGGTGAAAGGTAAGGCCATGTTTGTATGCTCAGCCCGTGAGATTGCTTATGACCTGTATCAGGAAATTCTGGACATCCGACCAGAATGGGGAGAGGTCAAAGCTTGTGAGGAAGGCGCAGAACTCACTGATAAAGAAAAGAAAGAACTCAAGCCCATGGCCAAGATCAATATGGTCATGACCAGAGGCCAGGATGATACCAAGGCGCTTTACGATCTATTGGGCAACAAGGAATACAGAAAGGAACTAGACAGACAGTTTAAAGAACCCAAATCCAATTTTAAAATCGCCATGGTAGTGGATATGTGGCTGACCGGATTTGATGTGCCTTTTCTGGACACCATTTACATCGATAAACCCATTCAAAAACATACCTTAATCCAAACCATTTCCAGGGTAAACCGAAAGTTTGAAGGCAAGGACAAAGGGCTTGTAGTAGATTACATTGGCATCAAAAGACAGATGAACCAAGCCCTTGCGATGTACTCCAAGGAAGAGGAGCGAAGCATAGAGGAAGTGGGCCAATCCATCATTGTGGTAAAAGACATGCTGGATGTATTATCCAAATACTTCCATAAATTCGATACCTCAGACTTTTTCACTGGAGTACCGAAACAACAATACGATTGCCTCAATAGGGCCTCTGAGTTTGTGATGCTTACCCAGCAGCAGGAGCGCAGATTTGTAGACCTGGTGAAGCGCCTCAAAGCTTCTTATGATATCTGCTGCGGCAGTGAAGAGTTTACAGAGGATCATCGTGATCATATACACTTTTACCTCGCAGTGAAATCCATCGTGTTTAAGCTCACGAAAGGTGACGCTCCAGACACGGCTCAGATGAATGCCCGCGTGCGAGAAATGATACAGGAAGCCATCCGTAGTGATGGTGTGGAGGAGATCTTTAAGCTCGGAGATGACAAGCAAACACAAATCGATCTGTTTGACCCTGACTACCTGGATAAGATTGATCGCATCAAGTTACCGAACACAAAAATCAAACTACTCCAGCAGCTGCTGAAGCAAGCCATTGGTGAGCTGAAGAAAACCAACAAGACCCGAGGAGTGGACTTCTCTCATAAGTTTGAGCAGCTAGTCAATCAATATAACGAGCGTAAGGAACAAGATACGTTTGAAGGTCGCGTTTACGATGAAATGGCTGAAAGTCTCACAGATATGATTCTAGCCATTAAGAAGGCCTACTCAGAAGGCGAAGAGCTAGGCATCTCCTTTGAAGAAAAAGCCTTCTATGACATCTTAAATAACCTCGCTCATAAGTATGATTTCTCCTATCCAGAAGATAAACTCATCACCCTAGCAAAAGCGGTAAAGAACGTAGTAGATGACAAAGCCAAATACACCGATTGGAGCAAGCGAGACGATATCAAGGCCGAGCTTAAGGTGGATCTAATCCTACTACTCGGAGAGCACGATTACCCACCAGTAGATCGCGATGAAGTCTACCAGGAGATCTTCGATCAGGCTGAGAATTTTAAAAAGTATAGGGGGTGA
- a CDS encoding GxxExxY protein: MAELKYKDITEKIIGAAFDVHGFLGNGFQEVIYQRALAWEMTQRKLEFEREIEQDIFYKDLPDPVGTRRADFVVEGKVLVELKAIIELQDVHLAQALNYLKAYKLEVGLLINFGSKSLTFKRLVS, encoded by the coding sequence ATGGCTGAACTGAAATATAAAGACATAACAGAGAAGATAATTGGTGCCGCTTTTGATGTGCATGGATTCTTGGGTAATGGATTTCAGGAAGTGATTTACCAACGTGCCTTGGCATGGGAAATGACTCAGCGTAAGCTTGAATTTGAACGTGAGATCGAACAAGACATATTTTATAAGGACCTGCCTGATCCTGTTGGTACGAGAAGAGCAGACTTTGTGGTAGAAGGAAAAGTTTTGGTAGAGCTCAAAGCTATTATAGAGCTCCAAGACGTACACCTGGCCCAAGCCTTGAATTATCTCAAAGCTTACAAACTTGAGGTAGGCCTGCTGATCAACTTTGGTAGTAAGAGTTTAACCTTTAAACGCCTTGTTTCATGA
- a CDS encoding GxxExxY protein — protein MELNLNNILQERELEMPLEFKGHDVGGRRVDSFIKEVLILEIKDIEHLEGLHKAQDINYCESYNWDNLFLACQRCNEREKLELFSLAAGSPRAINHLDSIGDERPSMDPKSPFSSMIGENVKKGIL, from the coding sequence ATTGAATTGAACTTGAACAATATTTTACAAGAACGAGAATTGGAAATGCCACTAGAATTCAAAGGGCATGATGTTGGGGGCCGTCGGGTAGATTCCTTTATCAAAGAGGTTTTAATTTTGGAAATCAAAGACATTGAACACCTAGAAGGACTCCATAAGGCACAAGACATCAATTACTGTGAGTCATATAATTGGGATAATTTATTTCTTGCTTGTCAACGGTGTAACGAAAGAGAAAAGCTAGAATTGTTTTCTTTGGCAGCGGGATCTCCCCGAGCTATAAATCATCTTGATAGTATAGGAGATGAAAGACCATCTATGGATCCGAAATCACCTTTCTCCAGTATGATTGGTGAGAATGTTAAGAAGGGAATTTTGTAG